Proteins from one Brevibacillus humidisoli genomic window:
- a CDS encoding QueT transporter family protein — MTTSLFGRKWTTVDFVLIVVTAALYAVALITLAQIKIIPQVPIRPANALQPVFGILFGIPGCLGLGFGNLVSDLLQGSAAPHILITGFVSNFLGGFIGFLAVSHPGLKTVRSYIQYYLFVVLFASAVVACAILVNVGLGFTPMEVASMFIPVVFLNQAIATGILGPILLKLLYPFVRRTGLYRGRAVSTPYGRGYGS; from the coding sequence ATGACTACGTCTCTCTTTGGCCGCAAGTGGACCACAGTCGACTTTGTCCTCATCGTGGTGACGGCTGCACTGTACGCCGTCGCGCTTATCACGCTTGCGCAGATCAAGATTATTCCCCAGGTCCCGATCCGACCGGCGAATGCACTGCAGCCGGTTTTTGGCATCTTGTTCGGAATTCCCGGTTGTCTCGGCTTAGGTTTCGGCAATCTGGTAAGTGACCTGCTGCAGGGGAGTGCCGCACCTCATATATTGATTACTGGTTTTGTTTCCAATTTTCTCGGCGGGTTCATCGGGTTTTTGGCGGTCAGCCACCCAGGCCTGAAAACAGTACGCAGCTACATACAGTACTATCTGTTCGTGGTGCTGTTCGCATCTGCTGTTGTTGCCTGCGCTATTTTGGTAAACGTAGGTCTCGGGTTTACACCGATGGAGGTAGCCTCCATGTTTATCCCGGTGGTCTTCCTCAATCAGGCGATTGCTACTGGGATACTGGGGCCGATCTTGCTCAAGCTGCTTTATCCGTTTGTGAGGCGGACCGGGCTGTACCGTGGGCGAGCAGTCAGCACACCATACGGTAGAGGGTATGGATCGTGA
- a CDS encoding DUF421 domain-containing protein — MKDVHALEMIGRATVTFLVLLLLTRLLGKKQVGQLTFFNYVAGITIGSIAAEIAARREAPVVGGLISLIWWVVLTFVIGFIGMKSGKARLILDGQPTIVIKKGKILERALAGSRLNMDDLSMMLRVNGVFSIKDVEYAILEPNGKISILKKTEKQTATKQDVQVPTPPLLYLPTEIIVDGKLIKQNLDELNLSQAWLGEELKKAGVTYLEEVFYAELQSDGSLHVDKRDDLLS; from the coding sequence ATGAAGGACGTTCATGCCCTGGAGATGATAGGCCGTGCGACGGTAACCTTCCTGGTGCTGCTGCTGCTGACTCGCCTGTTGGGGAAGAAGCAGGTTGGGCAACTAACCTTTTTTAACTATGTTGCCGGGATTACCATTGGATCGATTGCTGCAGAAATAGCAGCCAGACGGGAAGCTCCTGTAGTGGGTGGTTTAATCAGTCTGATCTGGTGGGTCGTCTTAACATTTGTGATCGGGTTTATCGGGATGAAGTCGGGGAAAGCGCGGCTCATCCTGGATGGCCAGCCGACCATTGTGATCAAAAAGGGGAAAATTCTCGAACGGGCATTGGCCGGATCCCGTCTGAACATGGATGATTTAAGCATGATGCTACGGGTGAACGGTGTGTTTTCCATAAAGGACGTTGAATACGCGATCCTGGAGCCAAACGGCAAAATCAGCATATTGAAGAAGACGGAAAAACAAACAGCGACGAAGCAGGACGTACAGGTACCCACGCCACCTCTGCTCTATTTGCCTACAGAGATTATCGTCGATGGAAAGTTGATCAAACAAAACCTGGACGAACTTAATCTCAGCCAGGCGTGGTTGGGCGAGGAACTGAAAAAGGCAGGGGTGACCTATCTGGAAGAAGTGTTTTACGCTGAGCTTCAATCAGATGGCAGCCTGCATGTTGATAAGCGGGACGACCTGCTATCCTGA
- the nagZ gene encoding beta-N-acetylhexosaminidase, whose amino-acid sequence MKGRSKRILIGLLLCLLLAAQAVAAGSQGNGGERAATDHVGAASTEGSAADLIIYQNVPEVEAAASGQTLRLSALHVYEDGHFAKVTEGLTWESSNITVASVENGVVTAAGKPGRTFVTVTDGHYTDRIALDVRMDPQPKQKGKPESVITIVKEEGERYQIIDRAVQNMTLEEKIGQMLMPDFRKYNGQDVIKMLPEIEQQIKKYHIGGVILFRENVVTTEQTLRLVDAYRQAAEKYGLLISIDQEGGIVTRLQSGTDLPGNMALGAARSTELAEKTGDVIGRELASLGFNMDLAPVLDVNNNPDNPVIGVRSFAEDPQLVADLGIAYTRGLQQNGIAATAKHFPGHGDTSVDSHLGLPEVPHDKERLVDVELYPFQQAIDAGIDAIMTAHVTFPKIDNTKVVSRKDGTEIALPATLSEKVLTGLIRDELQFDGVVITDAMNMQAITDHFGPVDAAVRAVKAGVDIVLMPVGLQEVSEGLQEAVASGEIPQQRIDTAVKRILTLKVKRGIMKEETPVDVEQRLQEALQIVGAPEHKAVEAEAAAASITLVKNEQVLPLGLDDNQEIAVVGTSYLDSLVGAVKSHHANTVPVQLEKGGLTAAQWELLDRADVIIIGSYTYNVSGRSADNETMKAFNQIISKYDKPVVAVGIRNPYDVMAYPDVDAYLAQYGFRAASFAATANVLFGEQSPAGKLPVTIPDSHGGVLYRYGHGLGY is encoded by the coding sequence ATGAAAGGTCGAAGCAAGAGGATTCTGATCGGATTGCTTTTATGTCTGCTGCTGGCGGCGCAAGCGGTTGCTGCCGGGAGTCAGGGGAACGGCGGGGAACGTGCGGCGACAGATCATGTCGGAGCAGCATCGACTGAAGGCAGTGCAGCCGATCTGATCATCTATCAAAATGTGCCGGAAGTAGAGGCAGCAGCATCGGGTCAGACACTCCGGTTATCCGCCCTGCATGTATACGAGGACGGCCATTTTGCGAAGGTTACGGAGGGCCTGACGTGGGAATCTTCCAATATAACAGTCGCCTCCGTTGAGAACGGTGTGGTGACAGCTGCCGGCAAACCAGGTCGGACGTTTGTCACAGTTACAGATGGCCATTACACTGACCGTATCGCGCTCGATGTCAGGATGGACCCACAGCCTAAGCAGAAAGGCAAGCCGGAGTCCGTGATCACCATTGTAAAGGAAGAGGGGGAACGGTATCAGATCATCGACCGGGCGGTACAGAACATGACGCTGGAAGAGAAGATCGGGCAGATGCTGATGCCGGACTTCCGCAAGTACAATGGGCAGGATGTTATCAAGATGCTGCCGGAGATAGAGCAGCAGATCAAGAAGTATCATATCGGCGGAGTGATCCTGTTCCGTGAAAACGTGGTTACCACTGAGCAGACGCTTCGTCTCGTGGATGCTTATCGGCAAGCTGCCGAAAAGTACGGGCTGCTGATCAGCATCGACCAGGAAGGCGGCATCGTTACCAGACTGCAGAGCGGTACCGACTTGCCTGGCAACATGGCATTGGGAGCGGCCCGCTCGACAGAGTTGGCCGAAAAGACGGGTGATGTGATCGGGCGTGAACTGGCTTCGCTTGGATTTAACATGGACCTTGCGCCGGTACTGGACGTAAACAACAATCCTGACAATCCGGTCATCGGTGTCCGTTCATTCGCTGAAGACCCGCAACTGGTCGCTGACCTCGGCATTGCTTATACCAGAGGATTGCAGCAGAATGGCATTGCTGCCACGGCCAAACATTTCCCGGGACATGGTGATACGTCCGTCGATTCCCATCTGGGATTGCCAGAAGTACCGCACGATAAGGAACGTCTGGTAGACGTCGAGCTGTATCCGTTCCAACAGGCGATTGATGCAGGGATTGATGCGATTATGACGGCCCATGTGACGTTTCCTAAGATCGACAACACCAAAGTAGTCTCTCGGAAAGACGGTACAGAGATCGCCCTGCCGGCTACGCTGTCTGAGAAAGTGCTGACCGGTTTAATCCGTGACGAATTGCAGTTTGACGGGGTTGTGATCACCGATGCGATGAACATGCAGGCGATCACGGATCATTTCGGCCCTGTTGATGCGGCGGTGCGAGCCGTAAAGGCAGGCGTCGATATCGTCTTGATGCCGGTCGGGTTGCAAGAAGTGAGCGAGGGGCTGCAGGAGGCGGTAGCGTCAGGTGAGATCCCGCAGCAGCGGATCGATACTGCGGTGAAACGAATCTTGACGTTGAAAGTAAAACGGGGAATCATGAAAGAAGAAACTCCTGTTGATGTCGAGCAACGTCTGCAGGAGGCACTGCAGATCGTTGGTGCCCCTGAACATAAAGCGGTGGAAGCAGAGGCTGCGGCAGCCTCTATCACGCTGGTGAAAAACGAGCAGGTTCTGCCGCTTGGCCTGGATGACAACCAAGAGATCGCTGTTGTCGGAACCAGTTATCTGGATAGTTTGGTGGGAGCAGTCAAATCGCATCACGCCAATACGGTACCGGTTCAACTGGAAAAAGGCGGGCTGACAGCGGCTCAATGGGAGCTGCTGGACAGAGCGGATGTGATTATCATCGGCTCCTACACCTACAATGTCAGCGGACGTTCTGCCGATAACGAAACGATGAAAGCCTTCAACCAGATCATCTCCAAGTACGATAAACCGGTGGTGGCTGTAGGTATCCGCAATCCATACGACGTGATGGCCTACCCGGATGTGGATGCCTACCTGGCCCAGTACGGATTCCGTGCGGCCAGCTTTGCAGCCACTGCCAATGTGCTGTTTGGCGAACAATCGCCTGCCGGAAAACTGCCGGTGACGATTCCGGATTCGCACGGCGGCGTCTTGTACCGTTATGGGCACGGTTTGGGATATTGA
- a CDS encoding energy-coupling factor ABC transporter ATP-binding protein: MNDQPLLALKQVEWRYEGGQKPALNNINLSLKPGEVVGLVGASGAGKTTLLLTMAGFIPDNYAGYFAGTRRISAEIGMVFQDPETQFIGLTVEEEIAFSLENKGYSDQAIEQRIEEVLRLVRLEGFAKRSPFELSGGEKQRVAIASALATSPQLLLLDEPTSELDPRGAREVFTLLRQLKQEHEMAIVVSSHATEELAQFCDRMLLVSAGSMIYDLPVRPFFAEVEGLARHGVLIPEMIRLYHWLREQGILQGDETSIPLSVEEMVRMYQEMGARAGVRT; this comes from the coding sequence GTGAACGATCAGCCTCTTCTTGCGTTGAAACAAGTTGAATGGCGCTACGAAGGCGGCCAGAAACCAGCCTTGAACAACATCAACCTCTCGCTGAAACCAGGGGAGGTGGTAGGCCTTGTCGGTGCATCGGGGGCCGGCAAGACGACCCTTCTGCTGACCATGGCCGGTTTTATCCCCGACAACTACGCCGGATACTTCGCTGGGACGCGGCGTATCTCGGCCGAGATTGGAATGGTGTTCCAAGACCCGGAAACCCAGTTCATCGGACTTACCGTAGAAGAAGAGATCGCCTTTTCTCTGGAAAACAAGGGGTACAGTGATCAGGCGATCGAGCAGCGCATTGAAGAAGTCTTGCGTCTCGTGCGGCTGGAGGGGTTTGCGAAGCGTTCCCCCTTCGAACTGTCCGGTGGGGAAAAGCAACGGGTTGCGATCGCTTCGGCACTGGCCACGTCACCGCAACTGCTGCTGCTGGACGAGCCTACCTCGGAGCTCGACCCCAGAGGGGCGAGGGAGGTGTTTACACTGCTGAGGCAGTTGAAACAGGAGCATGAGATGGCCATCGTCGTCTCCTCTCACGCCACAGAGGAACTGGCCCAGTTTTGCGATCGGATGCTGCTGGTCTCTGCCGGATCGATGATCTATGATCTCCCGGTTCGCCCCTTTTTTGCTGAAGTAGAGGGTTTGGCCCGACACGGGGTTTTGATACCGGAGATGATCCGGTTGTATCACTGGCTGCGGGAACAAGGCATCTTGCAAGGGGATGAGACCTCGATTCCGCTAAGTGTGGAAGAGATGGTCAGAATGTATCAGGAGATGGGCGCGAGAGCAGGGGTACGGACATGA
- a CDS encoding ABC transporter ATP-binding protein gives MIEVADLQYAYPGEREDTIKGIDFSIAPGEIFGFLGPSGAGKSTTQKVLIGMLKEYRGHVSVLKRELRSAGPDYYERIGVAFEFPNFYSKFTALENLQFFRSLYTGKTVDPRRLLARVGLERDAEIKVASYSKGMKMRLNFCRAFLNNPEIIFLDEPTSGLDPVNARIVKDFILEQKAAGKTIVITTHNMNAADELCDRVAFIVDGQVSLIDSPSSLKVKYGRKVVRVEYRRDRQLQTADFALDRLAENAQFLHLLSETEIVTMHTQEATLEDIFIDVTGRRLS, from the coding sequence ATGATTGAGGTGGCGGATCTGCAGTATGCCTATCCGGGCGAGCGAGAGGATACGATCAAAGGGATTGATTTTTCCATCGCCCCTGGTGAGATTTTTGGTTTTCTTGGCCCGTCAGGCGCAGGCAAAAGCACAACGCAAAAAGTTCTGATTGGCATGTTAAAAGAGTATCGAGGACACGTCTCTGTGCTGAAACGGGAGCTGCGCTCGGCGGGGCCGGACTACTATGAGAGGATCGGAGTTGCCTTTGAGTTTCCCAACTTTTACAGCAAGTTCACTGCTCTGGAAAATCTGCAATTCTTTCGTTCCTTATACACTGGGAAGACAGTGGACCCTCGCCGTTTGCTGGCCCGAGTCGGGTTGGAGCGGGACGCAGAGATCAAAGTAGCCTCCTACTCCAAGGGAATGAAGATGCGGCTCAACTTCTGCCGAGCTTTTCTGAATAATCCCGAGATCATCTTCCTCGATGAGCCGACTTCTGGGTTGGACCCGGTCAACGCAAGAATCGTCAAGGATTTTATCCTGGAGCAAAAAGCGGCAGGCAAGACGATCGTAATTACGACCCACAACATGAACGCCGCGGATGAATTGTGTGACCGCGTCGCTTTTATCGTCGATGGACAGGTGAGCCTGATCGACTCGCCAAGCTCCTTGAAAGTAAAGTACGGCAGGAAAGTAGTCCGGGTGGAGTACAGGCGGGACAGGCAGCTGCAGACGGCTGATTTTGCGCTTGACCGTTTGGCCGAAAATGCACAATTTCTCCACCTATTGAGCGAAACAGAGATTGTGACGATGCACACGCAGGAAGCGACGCTGGAGGATATTTTTATTGACGTGACAGGGAGAAGGTTGTCATGA
- a CDS encoding energy-coupling factor ABC transporter ATP-binding protein → MTSIPSAIHFDSVSYSYASEQPVLNNVTVTIGQGELVAVIGGNGSGKTTFAKLCNGLYKPTVGRVLVNGRDTRESTVAELAVEVAYCYQNPDHQIFQSSVWEEVAFGPKNLGLDERDVEVRVGEALRSVGLEHLRDEEPYFAGKGTRQMIAVASILAMQPQSIILDEPTTGLDYRGVSDMMALIKQLHQQGHTILVITHDMQLVAEYAERVLVMHQGQILCDDKPEFVFAQPELLSQAQVEPPAACRFGLAAGIVDPLPLTLSRLQARLAKERKEAN, encoded by the coding sequence ATGACGAGCATACCATCGGCTATCCACTTCGATTCCGTTTCTTACTCATATGCATCAGAGCAGCCGGTACTGAACAATGTCACTGTAACCATCGGGCAGGGGGAACTGGTTGCGGTCATTGGCGGCAACGGCTCAGGAAAGACGACATTTGCCAAGCTCTGCAACGGCTTGTACAAGCCAACAGTGGGGCGCGTTCTGGTCAACGGTCGAGACACGAGAGAGAGTACGGTTGCCGAATTGGCTGTTGAGGTGGCCTATTGTTATCAAAATCCTGATCATCAAATCTTTCAATCAAGCGTCTGGGAAGAAGTTGCGTTTGGTCCGAAGAATCTGGGACTTGACGAGCGGGATGTGGAAGTCCGAGTGGGCGAGGCGCTTCGCTCTGTCGGACTAGAGCATTTACGTGATGAAGAGCCCTATTTTGCGGGAAAAGGGACGAGGCAAATGATCGCCGTTGCCTCCATCCTGGCGATGCAGCCGCAGTCGATCATACTGGATGAACCGACGACCGGGCTGGATTACCGAGGAGTCTCTGATATGATGGCACTGATCAAACAATTGCATCAACAGGGGCATACCATCTTGGTGATCACGCATGATATGCAACTGGTGGCCGAATACGCAGAACGGGTGCTGGTCATGCATCAAGGACAGATTCTGTGTGACGACAAACCGGAGTTTGTTTTTGCGCAGCCTGAGCTGCTGTCTCAGGCCCAAGTGGAGCCCCCTGCCGCCTGTCGCTTTGGCTTGGCAGCAGGAATTGTCGATCCGCTGCCGCTTACCTTGTCTCGTTTGCAGGCGAGATTGGCAAAGGAGAGGAAAGAAGCGAACTGA
- a CDS encoding energy-coupling factor transporter transmembrane component T, translating to MFTTLTWLPFVSAGEAYWAGEIPLIGYPIQVTDVGVLWAFGMGLRIANVALLSMFYLFKTTPRQIAIGLKGIGVPFSFGFLLSLIFRFIPLVKNDLLTIREAQMVRGLRINEGTLFEKVRKYGYLLLPLIFTPLKRVQLMANALDAKGFAIRNRAHRFYRMPAWKRSEIAILVIGFCLVAVLIYLARIHPEQVGVVLPYRI from the coding sequence TTGTTTACCACTCTAACCTGGCTGCCGTTTGTTTCGGCTGGAGAGGCCTACTGGGCGGGAGAAATCCCGCTGATCGGGTATCCGATACAGGTGACCGATGTGGGTGTGTTGTGGGCATTCGGCATGGGGCTGCGCATAGCCAACGTCGCCCTGCTGTCCATGTTTTATCTCTTTAAAACAACACCACGCCAGATCGCGATTGGTCTGAAAGGCATTGGGGTGCCATTTTCGTTCGGTTTCTTGCTTTCTTTGATCTTTCGTTTTATTCCATTGGTTAAAAACGATCTGCTCACCATTCGTGAGGCACAGATGGTGCGCGGACTGCGGATCAACGAGGGCACCCTGTTTGAGAAAGTGCGTAAATACGGGTATTTGTTGCTGCCACTGATCTTCACCCCCCTGAAGCGAGTGCAGTTGATGGCCAACGCATTGGACGCAAAAGGATTTGCGATACGGAATCGGGCCCATCGTTTTTACCGCATGCCCGCCTGGAAGCGGAGCGAGATCGCCATCCTGGTCATTGGATTTTGTCTGGTAGCTGTATTGATCTACCTGGCACGGATTCACCCTGAGCAAGTGGGAGTAGTTCTGCCCTACCGGATTTGA
- a CDS encoding diacylglycerol/lipid kinase family protein, whose amino-acid sequence MIGFVVNPVSGNGQGRAVWQKVESILEEHKTSYTVRFTSAAGDATRLTTSLADDPQCEIVIAVGGDGTVGEVVNGLAQAGRSCVLGHIPAGTGNDFARGHGIPLDHIDALRLILSAPAFRPVDLLLLGQHIAVNSIGVGFDGEVVRLTNQSRSKRWLNRLGLGKLIYALSTLRVLARYKPSLLSITVDGREEQCRDSWVVAVTNIPYYAGSMMICPQAVPDDGLANVMVVTGRNRLKLLPILLMVYKGRHLSHPAVRFFSGRAITIRPDAPQLVHADGDLLGEFPVIEVKVRSDWLRVCK is encoded by the coding sequence ATGATCGGATTCGTCGTAAACCCCGTCTCTGGCAATGGACAGGGACGGGCCGTGTGGCAGAAGGTAGAGAGCATCCTGGAGGAGCATAAAACGTCGTATACCGTACGGTTCACCTCTGCTGCAGGCGATGCGACCCGTTTGACCACATCATTGGCTGATGATCCACAGTGCGAGATCGTGATTGCCGTAGGAGGCGACGGCACGGTAGGCGAGGTGGTCAACGGTCTGGCACAAGCCGGGCGGAGCTGCGTATTGGGTCACATCCCTGCCGGCACAGGCAACGACTTTGCGCGCGGCCATGGCATCCCGCTGGACCACATAGACGCCCTTCGTCTGATCTTGTCCGCACCAGCGTTCAGGCCGGTTGACTTGCTTCTTTTAGGCCAACACATTGCTGTCAACTCCATTGGTGTCGGATTTGATGGGGAAGTAGTCCGTCTGACCAACCAGTCACGCAGCAAGCGATGGCTCAACCGCCTGGGCTTGGGCAAACTGATCTACGCCCTTTCCACTCTGCGTGTTCTGGCCCGCTACAAGCCAAGTCTTCTGTCGATTACGGTGGATGGCAGAGAGGAGCAATGCAGGGATAGCTGGGTGGTGGCTGTGACCAATATTCCATACTACGCCGGTTCGATGATGATCTGTCCGCAAGCGGTACCGGATGATGGGTTGGCCAATGTGATGGTAGTGACGGGTCGAAACCGCCTGAAACTTTTGCCGATTCTGTTGATGGTGTATAAAGGGAGACACCTGTCCCACCCGGCCGTTCGCTTTTTCAGCGGTCGCGCGATCACAATCCGTCCTGATGCACCTCAGTTAGTGCATGCAGACGGAGATCTACTAGGAGAATTCCCGGTGATAGAGGTGAAGGTACGATCAGACTGGCTGCGGGTCTGCAAGTAA
- a CDS encoding zf-HC2 domain-containing protein: MQTHHILINELLPAYMEGMVSDEAKEAIEQHLTECERCRQRLKEMLDELAEPSHTDHMGKTRHDKDSADDLRFVRRMKRVARNTLAAVLAGVLLFSAASWTLGKIFTEEEHQAEELEENRELIQIDSSLVSLSPPQLEILKRSGVAIEVVERTFGQDESKLVYRYHWDSPNIDYVQEDIYWPNHLIAMDLTNNELIMRKENVSSFGHREDLVTWKLEGVRENTETIGIELPNFAIFYKPGEWETALNKSGETRIDQIVEVNQVQFYIEKADVKDSQVIVYYQQLSDVQEVGLYELSFSLVDEQETEWNKEPNIDFQISEKRTTSLPIYKDMEGLVALRLEHAALIVPGMRYKFDVQP; the protein is encoded by the coding sequence ATGCAGACGCATCACATCCTCATAAATGAGCTGCTTCCTGCTTACATGGAAGGCATGGTAAGCGATGAAGCAAAAGAAGCGATCGAACAGCATCTGACAGAATGTGAACGCTGTCGACAACGTCTAAAAGAGATGCTGGACGAACTGGCGGAACCGTCTCATACGGACCATATGGGAAAAACTCGGCACGACAAAGATAGTGCTGACGACCTCCGCTTCGTCAGACGCATGAAGCGAGTAGCCCGCAATACGTTAGCCGCTGTCTTGGCTGGTGTGCTCCTCTTCTCTGCTGCTAGCTGGACGCTGGGCAAGATCTTTACTGAGGAGGAGCATCAAGCCGAGGAGCTTGAGGAGAATCGGGAGTTGATACAGATTGACAGCAGTCTGGTCTCCCTATCGCCGCCCCAATTGGAGATTCTGAAGCGGTCAGGTGTTGCAATCGAGGTTGTAGAACGAACCTTTGGTCAAGATGAGAGCAAACTGGTCTATCGATACCACTGGGATAGTCCCAACATTGACTATGTACAGGAAGACATATACTGGCCCAATCATCTCATCGCCATGGACTTAACCAACAACGAACTGATCATGCGTAAAGAAAATGTCAGTTCATTTGGGCATCGTGAGGATCTGGTCACCTGGAAGCTGGAAGGCGTGCGTGAAAATACGGAGACGATCGGGATTGAGCTGCCGAACTTTGCGATCTTCTACAAACCGGGTGAGTGGGAGACCGCTCTGAACAAAAGCGGGGAGACACGGATTGACCAGATCGTGGAAGTAAACCAGGTACAATTCTACATTGAAAAGGCGGATGTGAAGGATTCACAAGTGATCGTTTACTACCAACAATTGAGCGACGTACAGGAGGTTGGGCTGTACGAGCTTAGCTTTTCTCTGGTCGACGAACAGGAAACGGAGTGGAACAAGGAGCCGAATATCGATTTTCAAATATCGGAAAAACGTACGACCAGCTTGCCGATTTACAAAGACATGGAGGGGCTGGTAGCACTTCGCCTCGAACATGCGGCGCTCATTGTTCCAGGTATGCGTTACAAGTTTGATGTT
- a CDS encoding site-2 protease family protein yields the protein MSNIMLFLFVVAPLGILVHECGHLLIAILMRVRECKIHLGVGPVLYSGSRVTVRLAFFMGGTTEYSVSEDPSMRGKVALISLGGPLSNLLCYWLIQQWITSYHIESILPTYFLMFNLWLAVMNVIPVKLGQIRSDGWLFFHNLYAFLKKKER from the coding sequence ATGAGCAACATCATGCTTTTTTTGTTTGTGGTAGCACCACTTGGCATATTGGTTCATGAATGCGGCCATCTGCTGATAGCCATCCTGATGCGGGTGAGGGAGTGTAAAATCCATCTGGGAGTGGGCCCTGTTCTGTATAGCGGGAGCAGAGTGACGGTGAGACTAGCTTTTTTCATGGGAGGAACGACCGAGTATTCCGTTTCAGAAGACCCCAGTATGAGAGGAAAAGTAGCCCTTATCTCGCTTGGCGGACCTTTGTCCAACCTGCTGTGTTACTGGCTCATCCAGCAATGGATCACGAGCTATCATATCGAGAGTATCCTGCCGACCTATTTTCTGATGTTTAATCTCTGGTTGGCCGTGATGAACGTCATACCTGTCAAGTTAGGTCAGATCAGGTCTGATGGTTGGCTGTTCTTTCATAATCTTTATGCCTTTTTGAAAAAGAAAGAGAGATAA
- a CDS encoding TetR/AcrR family transcriptional regulator, translating to MARGFNEREKEIIRTKLIQQGREFFGSRGVKKTSVADLTQAVGIAQGSFYLFFSSKEELFFEIMEREEQKMKEQLLQEVLVEPTISKSFFKRFLLTAMQMVHNNPIIRQIYLEDQYEAILRKLPLERMEAHIQNDTDVLRPLIEAWQQRGMMIRQDSAVIGGVIRSFFTLALHKREIGEEVYEQTLDLLAELIANGLVIERREQHD from the coding sequence ATGGCCAGAGGCTTCAACGAACGAGAGAAGGAGATCATTCGCACCAAGCTCATCCAGCAAGGACGTGAGTTTTTTGGCTCCCGCGGCGTGAAAAAAACCAGTGTCGCCGACCTGACGCAGGCGGTTGGGATCGCTCAGGGATCGTTCTACCTTTTCTTTTCCTCCAAAGAGGAATTGTTCTTTGAAATCATGGAACGGGAAGAACAGAAGATGAAAGAGCAGCTGCTGCAAGAAGTTCTGGTGGAGCCAACGATTAGCAAATCCTTTTTTAAAAGGTTTCTGCTGACCGCGATGCAGATGGTGCACAACAACCCGATCATCCGTCAGATCTATTTGGAAGACCAATACGAGGCGATTTTGAGGAAACTGCCTCTGGAGCGGATGGAGGCACACATTCAAAACGATACGGATGTGCTGAGACCGTTGATCGAGGCCTGGCAGCAGCGCGGCATGATGATAAGACAAGATAGCGCGGTGATTGGCGGGGTGATTCGCTCTTTTTTTACTCTTGCCCTGCACAAACGGGAGATTGGCGAGGAGGTTTATGAACAAACCTTGGATTTGTTGGCTGAACTGATCGCCAACGGTCTGGTTATCGAGAGGAGGGAACAGCATGATTGA
- a CDS encoding ABC transporter permease, whose amino-acid sequence MRQIATLALGDLKQISRDALMILVTVAPVLLSLVIGYAVPWIDGTWLVGLPFALGDYDLLSLSFLLLVSPLMLGVLSGFIILDERDEGILMQLAVTPLSHTRYLLYRMLGPVLVSTVLSFFVMPIAGINPLSLFEMIPIVATMALEAPIIALAMVSFAANKVEGMAVSKVLSLILIAPAVVYFVPSVWQYTAGILPSFWAAKAFFASARGSEDVWFWILCSLCYHLFLVWFLGRRFRPRG is encoded by the coding sequence GTGAGACAGATCGCAACGTTGGCACTTGGTGATCTGAAACAGATCAGCAGGGACGCGCTGATGATCCTGGTAACGGTGGCTCCCGTTCTGCTTTCTCTCGTTATTGGTTATGCCGTGCCTTGGATAGATGGCACATGGCTTGTCGGTTTGCCGTTTGCACTAGGTGATTATGATCTGCTCTCGCTCAGCTTTCTCCTGCTCGTCAGTCCGCTGATGCTGGGTGTGCTGAGCGGGTTTATCATCCTGGACGAGCGAGACGAAGGGATTTTGATGCAGCTAGCGGTCACGCCGCTTTCCCATACCCGTTATCTGTTGTATCGCATGCTGGGCCCCGTGTTGGTCAGTACCGTGCTGTCGTTTTTCGTGATGCCGATTGCCGGTATTAATCCGCTGTCCCTGTTCGAGATGATCCCGATTGTGGCTACGATGGCGCTGGAAGCGCCAATCATTGCACTGGCAATGGTTTCATTCGCTGCCAACAAGGTGGAGGGGATGGCCGTATCCAAAGTCCTCTCTCTCATACTTATTGCGCCGGCAGTCGTCTATTTCGTCCCGTCAGTCTGGCAGTATACGGCCGGTATCCTTCCCTCCTTCTGGGCAGCCAAAGCCTTTTTTGCCAGTGCCCGGGGGAGTGAGGACGTCTGGTTTTGGATTCTATGCAGTTTGTGTTACCATCTGTTTCTCGTCTGGTTTTTGGGACGACGGTTTCGTCCCAGAGGTTAG